The DNA region CTTTGAGATCTTTGATGTGAGTAATGAGCtgacagaaaataagcaaatgtaaATTCCCAGTCATTTGATCCAGCTTGTTAGAGCATTCAAAATTATCTTtacaaaaagtacaaaatggaATTTGTGGGAAAGAAAGGTCCCTGAAGAGATGTGAAACAAGTAAATTAGtataaagaggaaaagagagagcattttattctttcaagtcTAGAAGTCTCAGAGAATGGTCTGTGAAAGGTTAATAAATATTCAACATCTATCCTGGATCCAAATGGAAACGCTTTCTTAAATTACtctaaggaaatatttaaaagaggtCCTTATTTAACAGCATTTGGCCTAATGATTTCATGCAAAGAGCATAGTACTCGAGGAGTCATGACATTTAGAATCATGTCATATGGTAAAAAAACAATCTGAACATTTGTAATTTAATAAACCAAAATACCTTAAACGCAGAAGAAACACTTAAGTCATGAGTAACTCcctatatttctcttttcctatagTTCAACAGCCTGGAGCAGCTGTGCATCAACTTCACCAACGAGAAGCTGCAACAGTTCTTCAACCACCACATGTTCGTGCTGGAGCAGGAGGAGTACAAGAAGGAGGGCATCGAGTGGACGTTCATCGACTTCGGGATGGACCTGGCCGCCTGCATCGAGCTCATCGAGAAGGTCCGTAAGACTTTTCAGGCCTTCAGGACATGAAAAACTAATTGTCCGCCTCCTCACGCTTAACTGCAATCCCCATTCTCAAAGAACAAGCAGTGGTGTTTGACAACAGGCTCGTGTACTCTGATCAGTTGTCTGGTGTGTCTCAAGGATGTGTTGTTACTCGTGAATAGTTTCTCATAGAAAAATGACTGCAGTGCTACAAACCTGTACACAGACACAGGGATGCACATTTCTCCCTCTTATAGCTTCACTCTCCCTCACGTGCAcaggagaaaggaatgaaattgcAGCTAGTCCGCTGAGTACTGTCATTGATCCCGGCGATTCCATGACGGTGTGTCATGCACGGATCATCCTTCATGGCTATCAGGGCAGGATGGAAGGTAGCTCTTCAGTAGTTGCAGGCATTAAGACTCTATAACTACTGAATAAACACCAAACCTCTATACAGTCTTCCCTGGAAAATGAACCCGGATTTTCCTCTATCAGGTGGGGCAATAATTCTATCAGTGTTGAACATGTTAAAACTCATCAAAGCAATCATTAAACACTTTCAAATGTGTATTGGGAACTCATCGTGTACCTACAGATACCAATGAAGTATATGGCTACACGTGAACACTACCCTAAGCagtgggaaaggaaaagcaaacacaACTGCCTTCTATGAAAACTTCAGACACTCATgctaaaattcataaaaatatgaaagatgagAGTGCCACACCAGACTAGGTCTACCCAATTTgaggaaaacaattttaatttggTGATACACTATCTCTGCTATTCATGAAAATGACACGGTACTCAGTTCCTGGAACACCGAAACAGTTTTGGGGAGACAATTTGTGACTGAAGCAAAATCATCGACACTGGATTTTCTATCAGTCTTTCCTATCAAACTTGCCACTGAAAGGAGTCAACCTGcttacaaagcaaaaacaaattatcATCACTTAACTCCGCCATGGGGGGAACATAGTTCAGAGTACAAAGGGTTCTAATGATACAACACAAGACGCTCTTTCCTCCTGGGAATGgataatttttaatcattatcTGTATTTCTCTCCTCTTCATACTTTTGTCTTGTCTGGATTTGAGGTAAGGAAGTTACATTGTCAGGACGGAAGAAAGTATTTAGATCTATACATTTACGGGATAAAGAATTCAGCTTTGAAATGGTAGttttggaatttaattttatactCTGAAcataaaaattgacaaatggCACATAtgggcttcttttatttttttttttaacagagtctTTCTAGCAAACATATGTACCATATGTCCATGGTACATGATTGCTTCACATCTCAGTAGCAGAGAAGAGGCAATAAAGTAGGGTCAtgcttatttaatttcttatcaTCCCTTCTTCTGGAACATTTTCAGGTTTCCACCAAGAACATAAAGTATTGGAGCATATTTTTCTGAGgaactcattattattattatcccttttTTCCTACTCTCAGCCCATGGGGATCTTCTCCATCCTGGAAGAGGAGTGCATGTTCCCCAAGGCCACAGACACCTCCTTCAAGAACAAGCTCTATGAGCAGCACCTTGGGAAGTCGGCCAACTTCCAGAAGCCCAAGCCTGCCAAAGGCAAGGCCGAGGCACACTTCTCTCTGGTCCACTATGCTGGCACTGTGGACTACAACATCGCCGGCTGGCTCGACAAGAACAAGGACCCCCTGAACGAGACCGTGGTTGGGCTGTACCAGAAGTCTGGAATGAAGACCCTGGCTCTTCTCTTTGCTGGGGGACAAAGTGCTGAAGCAGGTCATTCTTAATGTCATTAGTACGTTCACAGAGTGAATTGAACTATACAATATAGACTTAATAAAAGGAAGTGTATTTAGTGTGCTATGGTCTTACGGTCATAAGCTTTCAGAGCTGAAATGACACTATGGATCATTTTGTCCATGGCCTCATTTCACCAATGAGAAACACAAACtcagaggctaagtgacttgctcaagatcataCAGTTCATTTCTACTATTTTAATAGTATTGGTCCCTTCAAGGATTCAGCTAAGCTGGAGATGAGGAAATCCTTTGTCGAGGCACTAGTGCTTGAGGAACTGAAATTCTGTTCTCCTAAGTCCTCTAAGACCAGATGTGCAGGTAACAGTACAGAAGCATAAGCAAACAGGAAGTGGGACCTCCCTGCAGGTTAGTAGAGGCTCACCCACCTGGTAGCAAGCACACAACTTTACCTGTTCTCTGGGACCTCTGTGTACTAAGGCGGCAGTACTACTCTGTCTCCTGGGCACTTCCTTCAGGGGACACACATTGCTAATTTGGAGGAGAGGAatcccatcccttcccccacatCTACCCTTTTCATCCACAGTTcttttactgttgttgttttcttgAATACCTATAAATGTGAGCCAATGCTTCCATTTTCCTAATCTATAGTCAgcagaaagacacagaaagaaaaacaggaatgaTACAAGTGAACAAGTGCAAATTTAAATTCCAGAAGGAATTTTGGCAGTTCTTGTACCTATGGATAGTACTTCCGAAGCTGTTgcaaatagttttaatttttctattttatttttcagaaagtgGAGGTGGAAAAAAAGGTGCCAAAAAGAAGGGTTCTTCTTTCCAGACAGTGTCAGCCCTTTTCAGGGTACAGTATATTCTTGAATGCCAAAAGATTACTTCtgtaacaaaattaaattatcataactttttaaaactttttaaaggagaTCTACGGTGAAACTGAATAAAAGCAGTGTTgtacaaaggaaaatgaaaaacatgttaGGAGAaatttaaccaaaagaaaaccCACAATGTGGGTTCAAACTTTACAATAAATGAAACAGTTACCCTTAAAACTCCAAATCTAAAAGATCTAGAGCGGAACACATTTCACATGAAATCAAACCCTCTCTTAAAAGCAACCACTGTCATCAGTTACATTTACTTTATTCGTGAAATGGGGCACATTCACTACAGATCATTGACAGGGACTCTCATGCAACGAAAAGTGACTGCATAACTTTGAATATGGTTTCCAGGAGAATTTGAATAAGCTGATGACCAACCTGAGGAGCACTCACCCCCACTTTGTACGGTGCATCATCCCCAATGAAACCAAGACTCCAGGTAAGACCCATCTGATACCCAAACAACTCCAGGCTGTTTGCTTGAGACCATGAAGTAAGGCATGTGTATTCTGCCTTTTAGGGGCCATGGAGCATGAACTTGTCCTGCACCAGCTGCGGTGTAACGGGGTGCTGGAGGGGATCCGCATCTGCAGGAAGGGGTTCCCAAGCAGGATCCTTTATGCAGACTTCAAACAGAGGTTTGTGTCTCATTATTCCTCCCTTTCAAAGTGCTAGCCTAGAGCAGTATCCCCACGCAGCTCAAACATCTTTTAACTTTTCCTTGAAAACTGAAATGCAACCATTTGAAAGGTGATCATAAAAGAATGAAGGCTTGCTTTATATTACCAGaagtttttaaacatattttcccaAGGTTCACCTAAAGCACTGTTGGATTATTTTAATGGAATTTGTTTTCTCCAAAACTCAGTCTATCATTTTTTCAATGATAGCTACTAACAGTTCCAGTAAGAAGAAAAACCACACTTTTATATTCTTTGCATTCTGATAGATACAAGGTTCTAAATGCGAGTGCCATCCCAGAGGGTCAGTTCATTGACAGTAAGAAGGCTTCTGAGAAACTTCTAGGGTCTATTGACATCGACCACAACCAGTACAAATTTGGTCATACCAAGGTACCATCAACCTAAATATCTATCATCATTTCATTACCTTTGGACTTTCTCACAAGTGGAAATAACATATTTAGCTTGTTCTTTGGCAAGGTTTTCTTTAAAGCTGGCCTGCTGGGAACTCTAGAGGAGATGAGAGATGAAAAGCTGGCTCAACTCATCACACGCACCCAAGCTGTGTGCAGAGGGTACCTGATGAGGGTGGAATTCAAGAAGATGATGGAGAGGAGGTGAGGGACCAAGTCCAAGTCCTCATTCTCTGCGTTGTCATGGTTGAATCCGACACAGTCATTACTTCTGTTGAGTGATGGTCACTGTCCACACTGTTCCTTATTTGCGTCTTTGTTCTTTTCTACAGAGAGTCCATCTTCTGCATCCAGTACAACGTCCGTGCGTTCATGAACGTCAAGCACTGGCCCTGGATGAAGCTGTATTTCAAGATCAAGCCCCTCCTCAAGAGTGcggagacagaaaaggagatgGCCACCATGaaggaagagtttgagaagaccAAAGAAGAGCTGGCTAAGTCAGAGGCAAAAAGGAAAGAGCTTGAAGAGAAGATGGTAGCTTTGatgcaagagaaaaatgacctGCAGCTCCAAGTTCAATCTGTGAGTGTCATCCACTGCACAGCTCAGACATTTCTTATCCACCACACACTGTGGGAGTGGATATGAAAAGGTTTCAGCTTAAGGTTTTTGAATGAATGGTTTCCACTAAAACATGTGCTGTAATTGTCTGTCGTTCAAAAATACTAAGACTCAGACCTAAAGAAGCAACAGCTGCAAAGTCATCAATTATGCTGTGTATGTTCCTACGCACATTCATACGCAGTATGGTCAACAGTGAGCACAGTCATAAAGATGTCCACAGATATTTTCCTTCCTTAATAGAACCTTCTCTTCGATGAAACTGTTCTTTGCTTAGTGAATATCTGTGTACATAAACAGAAGTTGTGTTGTTCTTACAAGGTCAGCGAAAAGGCTAAATTAACTAACCCCCTCCAACGTGAGGAAACAGAGTCCTAGAATTAATACGTGACTTTTCCAAAGTAACACTGGGACAGATTTTACCAAAAGGCTAGTTTCCCTGATCTGACCTTCCACACACGGATAGCTGGAGGAAATCTGTTATTATAATCAGTGCATTAAAATTACTaacattttggggcgcctgggtggcacagcggttaagcgtctgccttcggctcagggcatgatcccagtgttgtgggatcgagccccacatcaggctcctctgctatgagcctgcttcttcctctcccactccccctgcttgtgttccctctctcgcgggctgtctctatctctgtggaataaataaataaaatctttaaaaaaaaataaaaataaataaaataaaataaaattactaacaTTTTGTCcattagactttttaaaagttgGCCTATGTGTTGACCAAACCGGTTGAATCACTGAAGTATCCACCTTTTAATAAATTATCGTGTGTTTGCAGATACAGCTTAGACAGGTGAAATTGTTTCATTTCTCCCGTTAGGAAGCAGATGGCTTGGCTGATGCAGAGGAAAGATGTGATCAACTGATAAAAACCAAAATCCAGCTGGAGGCCAAGATCAAGGAGCTAACtgaaagagcagaggaagaggaggagatcaACGCCGAGCTAACGGCcaagaaaaggaaactggagGATGAGTGTTCAGAGCTCAAGAAAGACATCGATGACCTTGAACTGACCCTGGCCAAGGTTGAAAAAGAGAAGCATGCCACAGAGAACAAGGTACCATCATGATCCATTTTAGAGTGTCTACAAGTGCTAGCTTGTTacttaagtattttaataaaaagattaatCCTATAGTCACTGAATATAAAAGGAAAGTACTGTCACATTTATGTCATCTCTTTAGTCTTCACCATTTCTATTTACCTTGACCTTTATCCCCCATACTTTTCAGTGAGGTGAGCCTGACTTAGCATCTTGTCTCCATTTTCCATCTCAGGCTGACCCTGTCCTAAGCTTGTTTTTCATCAAGATGATAGATGTCACTAACATTTCTATAATCTGTTCAAATCTAAGGTGAAAAACCTCACGGAAGAGATGGCAGGCCTGGATGAAACCATCGCAAAGCTGACCAAGGAGAAGAAGGCCCTCCAAGAGGCCCACCAGCAGACCCTGGATGACCTGCAGGCAGAAGAGGACAAAGTCAACACCCTGACCAAGGCTAAAACCAAGCTAGAGCAGCAAGTGGATGATGTAAGtgtgaaaaatacagtatttcctctcaatattacaaaaaaaaaaaagttgtgacaTGCAATTGTCTATAATGCTCACAAGCCTTTCACTGTggctttgaaaataataattaaaattcccATGCTGATTggtgtatcttttaaaattctcctgTGTATCTTTGATGGCTAGTAACATATGGCTCAGTGCCTTAGgactgaaataaataaagaccACTATATATTTAGCTTGAAGGATCtctggaacaagaaaagaaaatccgaATGGATCTAGAAAGAGCAAAGAGGAAACTAGAGGGTGACCTAAAACTGGCCCAGGAATCCACGATGGATGTAGAAAATGACAAGCAGCAACTCGatgaaaaattcaaaaagtgAGTAACCTGCTTGTTGTCTGTCAATTCAGGTGAAATAGATGTTTTAAAGATCTCTAAAATATTACTTCAGAGCAcacaagggaaaaaagacatctttgatttttttatttaacgaAAATCGTACGTTACTGACTTGTAAAAACATGTACTACTCATGTCCTCAACACAGCAGTATAAAGACATTCCACCCTACCTGGGAAAGAAAACTGGTAAGAGAATTGATGGAGAGCTTATGCATTGCTCCCCTAACAGGAAAGAGTTTGAAATGAGCAATCTGCAAAGCAAGATTGAAGACGAGCAGGCCCTCGCAATGCAGCTACAGAAGAAGATCAAGGAATTACAGGTGAGTCGGACCCCCCACCTCTTCTGCTCATTCCAGGAATCACAACGGCCAGGAGCTGGCATTCACGTTGCTGTGTCACCCCCAGGCCCGCAtcgaggagctggaggaggaaatCGAGGCAGAGCGGGCCTCCCGGGCCAAAGCAGAGAAGCAGCGCTCTGACCTCTCCCGGGAACTGGAGGAGATCAGCGAGCGCCTGGAGGAAGCCGGCGGGGCCACTTCCGCCCAGATCGAGATGAACAAGAAGCGCGAGGCCGAGTTCCAGAAAATGCGCCGGGACCTGGAGGAGGCCACCCTGCAGCACGAAGCCACAGCGGCCACCCTGAGGAAGAAGCACGCAGACAGCGTGGCCGAGCTCGGGGAGCAGATCGACAACCTGCAGAGGGTCaagcagaagctggagaaggagaagagcgAGTTGAAGATGGAGATCGATGACCTCGCCAGTAACATGGAGACAGTCTCCAAAGCCAAGGTTTTTATGAACTTGtccccttttcattttattcacaaTGATTCAAAATGATAGagtttatatatgaatatatctaATCTAATTGTACAaactttaaatgttattttatttattttaaattccattaattaatgttattattagtttcagaggtagagtttaatgtttcatcagtcttatagaacacccaatgctcattacatcacgtgccctccttaatgtccaccacccagttaTTCcatctgccaccccctcccctccaggcaccttcagtttgtttcctatgattaagagactcttacagtttgtctccctctctgatttcatgttgttttatttttccctacctTCCCCCGTGAtcctctgtttcttaaattccacataggagcaagatcatatggtaattctctttctctgattgacttatttcacctagcataataccaTCTACTTCCaaccacgtcattgcaaatggcaagatttcaattttttgatggctgagtagtattccattttgtgtgtgtgtgtacaccacatctttatccattcatctgtcaatagacatctgggttctttccatagtttggctattgtggacattgctgctataatgTTATCTCACTTTAAAATTATTCCTGTTATGCTTATTAAGCATCACTATATTGAAATGAATCATTCCAGTCTTCCTATGTGATTTGTAGAAATCACATTAACTTTTGTCACTATGACCATGAAAGAATgcaattccagaaaaaaaaattctctaaaaacCATACTCCACATGATGCAGAATGTAAGTGATGTTCATGTGTTCCAAAGACAACAATCTAGTTTTcataaccatttatttattcatgtagcCCAAATTATGTGTCTCTACATTCAAGGTACCGTGCAGGGCTTTGGAGTGGATGGAAAAGAATATACAATTGAGCTCCTTTCCACAAGTAGTTATCTCCAAAACCAGACTTCAAATAAAAACGTATCATCTTTCCCTGTTTTCTACTTCCCACCACAGGGAAACCTCGAGAAAACGTGCCGCACCCTGGAGGACCAGCTTAGTGAAGTgaaaatgaaggaagaggaaCAACAACGCCTCATCAATGAGCTGTCAGCCCAGAAGGCTCGTTTACACACAGAATCAGGTCAGTGGGCGCACGCAGCCAGCACGCAGAGAGCCAACGAACGAAAGGCGAGCCTCTACTTGTGAACACCTCTTGAACACCCATCATTTAAGCCACACATGCCCATTTATCATTCATTTgtcattctttctcctttttattggGAAATGGTAAAAAGGATGATTATAAGCTATAACTGGAAGAAAATTAAGCTTCCTGGGCTGAGGAGATTTTTGGCTGCCTCAgcattactcaaaaaaaaaaaagaaaaaaagaaaagaaaaagaaagaaaattgtaaaatatcaaagaaagcttacatttttgaaaaagcaagaaacaacccTTTCAACCACACCAAAGTTTTTGAGCTGTTCTTTTCATCATGGAGTAAGAAGAGTTCTAATGTTATCACATTCTTTAAATCAGTCTTCATCTAGACGACAGAACTAAATCATTCATGTTTTGtctttcacaggtgaattttcaCGACAGCTAGATGAGAAAGAAGCTCTGGTGTCTCAGCTATCACGAGGCAAACAAGCATTTACACAACAGATTGAGGAATTAAAGAGGCAGCTGGAAGAGGAGTCTAAGGTGAGAATTCTCTAATTGAGACTTTCAATCACTTGAACTTTGCAGCATGACACACTATTAAACTTCACTTACGGAATATCAATGACCAGAACATAAATGTACAATGCACACTTTTTGGTTGGTCCAGGCCAAGAACGCCTTGGCCCACGCCCTGCAATCAGCCCGCCATGACTGTGACCTGCTACGGGAACAGTatgaggaggagcaggaggcaaAGGCAGAGCTGCAGAGGTCAATGTCCAAGGCCAACAGCGAGGTCGCGCAGTGGAGGACCAAATATGAGACAGATGCCATTCAGCGTacggaggagctggaggaggccaAGTACGGGCTCTTAATGATGGAGgtagaaagaaaagtttaaaagcagtgaaggaaaaataataaaaagaaggacTATTTCAGGCATGAAGATAGGAGGAAAATTTCAGCCTATCTGATTATACAGTGGTGGAAACCACCATCTTCTCCTTACGGACCAGTCATGTCCACTGAAGAATGGGCCAAGACCACAGCTCTTCCTGCATTTTggtctattaaaaaaatatctgaaatttctttccaccaaaatgaattaaaaattatcaCCATACCCTTTATGAATTAAGTAGAATTAATTCCCTTCAATATAAGGAAAAGTGGAGACAGTGAGACTATCTGGTACATTATTACGAATATTACAATTAACAATAGTCAGTTTATCCCTATCTAGAAGTTCAGAATAAGACTATCATACTCTGTCATTTAACTAACAACCAGTATCAATAAACTGATTCACTACTTACACACACTTATGGAATAAAACTCATCGAGTGacacatggaagaaaaataatcattatgtTCTCCCAGTGAAGGAAGCTTCTCTAAATTGCATTTATCTCAGTAGTTGCTAGAATTAAACAGAATGAGGGGATTTGGCAAGCATTTGCAGAGGGAACACTCCAGATAAGTGTTAGCTGGTGAAGAAAGCAGTAAGACTTTGGAGGgtatttgggaaataaaattctGGAATAATATTTGCTGTCTGGGGCAGAAGACCCAGAAAGTTCGTGATTAATCATATGACCTCATACACGTCACTTTGGGCCACAATTTCATTTATGAAGAGgaccaaaaatgttaaaaaatgctTAATGACACTATCCAGTGGTAGAATGCTTTGGTGATACACTTCCAGTTCACGGCTGTCATGTCCTCATATTGTTCACTCAGCTGATGTGGGGAGGGCTGTGGTCTTGCCCATTCTTCAATGGACAGGCACTGGTCTGTAAGGAAAAGATGGTGGTTTCCACCACTGTATAACCAGATAggctcattcattctctctctctctctgtctctctttctctcatgcatgcacacaccaccaccaccatgcaTACAAAAAGGCCTCGTGAATATGTTTAATAacccaacataaagataagaattcACTAGGGAAAACCAAAGAGACAAAATGGTAAAGTTTAGAAAACTTTAACACTTTGTGACAGAGAAGCAAACAGTCTTGGGGAAAACACCCTTTCCTAGTCAGGAGCTTTACAAAGTTCACTGTGGTAGCTCTGAATCTGTTCTTGGTCACTCGCACTGACCAACGTTTCAGGAAGAAGCTGGCCCAGCGTCTGCAGGATGCTGAGGAACATGTGGAGGCCGTGAATTCCAAATGTGCTTCTCTAGAAAAGACGAAGCAGCGGCTCCAGAATGAGGTGGAGGACCTCATGCTGGACGTGGAGAGATCTAACGCCGCCTGTGCCACCCTGGACAAGAAGCAGAGGAACTTTGACAAGGTGGCCCACGATGACCAGCTTCCTGGGGGAAAGTGGCCTGATTCTTCATTACAGCGGCTTAGTTCTGATGTACTTCCAGGTCCTGGCGGAGTGGAAACAGAAGTATGAGGAAACTCAGGCTGAACTTGAGGCCTCCCAGAAGGAGGCCCGCATGCTCAGCACCGAGCTATTCAAGGTCAAGAATGCCTACGAGGAATCCCTGGATCACCTTGAAACCCTGAAGCGAGAGAACAAGAACTTACAGCGTGAGTCTCTGTAACCATTCTACCTCAAACATGGTGGGGAGACATCTTTGCAAGTTTTCACTTTTCTCAACTCAATgtggttattttattattaacctATAGAGGAGATTTCAGACCTGACGGAGCAGATTGCAGAGGGGGGAAAGCATATCCATGAATTGgagaaagtgaagaaacaaaTAGATCAAGAGAAGAGTGAACTACAGGCTGCTCTGGAGGAAGCAGAGGTACGTGCTCTGTGTGCTCACTTATGCATTATAAATAAACGGAAAAATAATAGCAACTGAGAGCAGCTATCATGCTGCAGAGTTGCAGGGGATAACCCGTGTAATTCAGTGAGAAACACTGAATTGTTCCTTGGGAATGCAGAACAAAGAAGCTAAATTAAGATGTATGAAAGTTTGTGCATTTTCTTAATGCCTTCTTCAAGAAATCATCATATTGTgccaaacaaacaacaacaagcTCTTTAGGTGACGACCCAGAAAACACCATCAAAAAGACGTGACCGCCAACTGACTGTCCCCCTATCCTAGGAATACAggttctgcttgcctttcccgctcccagaggctgctccaaagACCTAGCCTTGAGACAGTGGTGGGGTGTTGAGAACACCTACATGGTATATGTGACTAAATCTACTTAAGGCTTCtttgtaaacttttaaaatttggaggGCGGATGCAGGGATCCATTCGTCTTCCCGCCACAAGCCTCTCACGTAGTTCCCTTTGCTCTTATTAAGCTGCCACCAGCAAGCTGGAgcagcctgcctcttcctttggTCTTCTCCTTGCCCTCCAAGTACAGGCGCCAGTCTCAGATTACACCAGGGAAGATCCCGAGAGGGTCGTGAGCCAAGAGTAATCtaaatgttgttttttaaaaagggatcgCTTGAGCACGAAGAGGGCAAAATCCTTCGCATCCAGCTTGAGTTAAACCAGGTGAAATCTGAGATTGACCGGAAAATTGcggaaaaagatgaagaaatcgaTCAGCTGAAAAGAAACCACATCAGAGTGGTGGAGTCGATGCAGAGCACCCTGGATGCTGAGATCAGGAGCAGGAATGATGCCATCAGAGTCAAGAAGAAGATGGAGGGAGACCTCAATGAGATGGAAATCCAGCTGAACCACGCCAACCGCCAGGCTGCAGAGGCCATAAGGAATCTAAGAAACACACAAGGAATACTGAAGGTACATCGAGATAAACACACATGGTGTCATGCGGTCTGGGTGTTAACTGTAATTTATATGCCATAGATCTAAATAACATGGTAATCAGTTGAAAATTTTACATACACAGCTAAAGAACAGCTTCCATCTGGAAAGTCTAAGACAAAGCTCACTTTGTCAACTGAAGAGAAGACACTGCACAAATCACTTcatttctataatatatataaaagtatacatgtatattttttaaatatacacatctgtacttgttt from Ursus arctos isolate Adak ecotype North America unplaced genomic scaffold, UrsArc2.0 scaffold_14, whole genome shotgun sequence includes:
- the LOC113271212 gene encoding myosin-4; this encodes MSSDTEMAVFGEAAPYLRKSEKERIEAQNRPFDAKNSVFVVDTKESYVKSTVQSREGGKVTVKTDAGATVTVKEDQVFSMNPPKYDKIEDMAMMTHLHEPAVLYNLKERYAAWMIYTYSGLFCVTVNPYKWLPVYNPEVVAAYRGKKRQEAPPHIFSISDNAYQFMLTDRENQSILITGESGAGKTVNTKRVIQYFATIAITGEKKKEEPTPGKMQGTLEDQIISANPLLEAFGNAKTVRNDNSSRFGKFIRIHFGATGKLASADIETYLLEKSRVTFQLKAERSYHIFYQIMSNKKPELIEMLLITTNPYDFAFVSQGEITVPSIDDQEELLATDSAVDILGFSTDEKAAIYKLTGAVMHYGNMKFKQKQREEQAEPDGTEVADKAAYLQSLNSADLLKALCYPRVKVGNEYVTKGQTVLHHCVRFETKLPLFLKVYNAVGALAKAIYEKMFLWMVTRINQQLDTKQPRQYFIGVLDIAGFEIFDFNSLEQLCINFTNEKLQQFFNHHMFVLEQEEYKKEGIEWTFIDFGMDLAACIELIEKPMGIFSILEEECMFPKATDTSFKNKLYEQHLGKSANFQKPKPAKGKAEAHFSLVHYAGTVDYNIAGWLDKNKDPLNETVVGLYQKSGMKTLALLFAGGQSAEAESGGGKKGAKKKGSSFQTVSALFRENLNKLMTNLRSTHPHFVRCIIPNETKTPGAMEHELVLHQLRCNGVLEGIRICRKGFPSRILYADFKQRYKVLNASAIPEGQFIDSKKASEKLLGSIDIDHNQYKFGHTKVFFKAGLLGTLEEMRDEKLAQLITRTQAVCRGYLMRVEFKKMMERRESIFCIQYNVRAFMNVKHWPWMKLYFKIKPLLKSAETEKEMATMKEEFEKTKEELAKSEAKRKELEEKMVALMQEKNDLQLQVQSEADGLADAEERCDQLIKTKIQLEAKIKELTERAEEEEEINAELTAKKRKLEDECSELKKDIDDLELTLAKVEKEKHATENKVKNLTEEMAGLDETIAKLTKEKKALQEAHQQTLDDLQAEEDKVNTLTKAKTKLEQQVDDLEGSLEQEKKIRMDLERAKRKLEGDLKLAQESTMDVENDKQQLDEKFKKKEFEMSNLQSKIEDEQALAMQLQKKIKELQARIEELEEEIEAERASRAKAEKQRSDLSRELEEISERLEEAGGATSAQIEMNKKREAEFQKMRRDLEEATLQHEATAATLRKKHADSVAELGEQIDNLQRVKQKLEKEKSELKMEIDDLASNMETVSKAKGNLEKTCRTLEDQLSEVKMKEEEQQRLINELSAQKARLHTESGEFSRQLDEKEALVSQLSRGKQAFTQQIEELKRQLEEESKAKNALAHALQSARHDCDLLREQYEEEQEAKAELQRSMSKANSEVAQWRTKYETDAIQRTEELEEAKKKLAQRLQDAEEHVEAVNSKCASLEKTKQRLQNEVEDLMLDVERSNAACATLDKKQRNFDKVLAEWKQKYEETQAELEASQKEARMLSTELFKVKNAYEESLDHLETLKRENKNLQQEISDLTEQIAEGGKHIHELEKVKKQIDQEKSELQAALEEAEGSLEHEEGKILRIQLELNQVKSEIDRKIAEKDEEIDQLKRNHIRVVESMQSTLDAEIRSRNDAIRVKKKMEGDLNEMEIQLNHANRQAAEAIRNLRNTQGILKDTQLHLDDAIRGQDDLKEQLAMVERRANLLQAEIEELRASLEQTERSRKVAEQELLDASERVQLLHTQNTSLINTKKKLETDISQIQGEMEDIVQEARNAEEKAKKAITDAAMMAEELKKEQDTSAHLERMKKNMEQTVKDLQHRLDEAEQLALKGGKKQIQKLEARVRELENEVENEQKRNVEAVKGLRKHERRVKELTYQTEEDRKNVLRLQDLVDKLQTKVKAYKRQAEEAEEQSNVNLAKFRKIQHELEEAEERADIAESQVNKLRVKSREVQTKVISEE